TGATTAAAAATTAGCGAGTATCAATCAAACATTGCTGATCCGTTAGGAGATTTAACAATTAAAACAGCATTAGAAACAGGACAACCATTATTAATTTATGATTTTAATAAAATTAAAACAACTTTAAAAATTACTGATAATTATGAAAATAAAACTTTTGGAATTAAAAAAGGTGATTTAGTTGTTGTTGATGGTGCTGAATTTGTTGAATTAATCGGGGTGCGGGTAAATCCAATGTATGCTGTTAGTTCTGAAACAACAGAAATGACTGTTTTAGCGTTACATTTAAATCATATTATGATGCGTCAACAACAACGAAAAGTTGGGATTAGTAATATTAACTTACAACGTTATATTAAACCACTTAGTTATGCCACGGTGGGGTTAGGGTTATCCAGGTACTTATATTTATTAAAAATTAATGGTTTTTTAGAAGAATTATCGGTTTTAAATTTTATTAAAGAATATAAAAAAGCAGTTGAACCAATTAGTATTACTTTAACTGAAATTAACCACTTAGTTGGTCATAATTTTAAGATCACTGATATTAAAGCTTTGTTAGAACCATTAGCGTTCCGCTTACAAGAAACAGGAGAGAACTTATTAGTAACTCCCCCAGTAACAAGAACAGATATTTTTCAAAAAGCGGATTTAATTGAAGAAATTGCGCGCTTGTTTGGGTATGATCAAATTACACCCCAAGCCCCAGTTGCTCCACATTTAGCAAAAGTAAAACGTCCACGGGAAAAAACAATGAAGAATTTTGAAACCTTTTTACTAAATAATGGTTTTTATCAAGCAAAAACATATGCCTTAGTTAGTACAAAGGAAGTTGAGAATTTTAACTTTTTCAATTATCAAAAACCATATCATTTGTTATCACCATTATCACAAGAACATGAAGTAATGCGTTTAAGTTTAACAAACAGTTTATTAGATAGTATTGCTTATAATAATGCACGGAATAATAAAAATGTAAAATTGTTTACCGTTGAAAAGATTTATGCTAATGGTGGGGAAAGTTATTATCATGGGGCCTTTGTTAGTCAAAGTGAAATTGTGCAAAATAAGGCGACGGGAGATAAGTTAACAAATTCATATTATTATATGAAAAGTCTCTTAGAAGCTTACTTACAAAGTGAGCAAATTGATCTTAACGAATTAACATATCAAACTGCACCAGCAAATAATGTTTATCATCCCTATCAAACTAGTGAAATTTGATTAGGAAACCAATTGCTAGCCGTGCTGGGGGTTATTCATCCGGTGTATAGTAAAGAACATGCTTTAAAAAATCCAGTTTATTTTGGAGAAGTTAATTTTGACGTCATTTTTAATTATTCAGCAAAAAAACGAACTTTCTTTACTGATCTTTATAAGTTTACGCCAAGTAGTCGTGATATTTCCGTTTGAGTTCCCAACGAATTAAACTATCAAGATATTAAAAAAACAATTTTAACAGCCGTAGAAGATGTTGTCACAATGGAAGTCATTGATCAATATTTTGATGAAAAAACAATGCCAAATCATCGGGCTTTAACAATTAGTTTTACCTTCAATAATATGGTAAAACAATTAACCGAAGCAGAGATTAATCAGCAGTTTGATAAAATTAAAGCTAATTTAGCAAAGTTAAAATTACAAATTCGTTAAAAAATAAAATTTATTAAGGATTAAGGACTTCTGGATTCAACAGGACTTAATCCTTTTATTTTCCTTTGTGGTTTTCTTACCTTATAAAATTTAATATCTTAGCAACTCATTCAAGATATATCTTTTTTAATTTTAAAGGATAATCTTGTGATAATTATTTTTTTCTGTTTGATATAAAAAAACATCGTTTTCATAAAGTTCTAACATAATGTTTTATCATTACTTTATTTTCGATGTTCAAAAGTTATTTCATTTTTTTAACATATTCATGTCATTCGTCAATTGCCAAGTAATAATCTTGATACTCTTCATTATGAGTAGGATGGTATTTGGCAATTAACATCCCAAATATTATATTAATTAACATTAAACGTGAAACATAACGGGGGTTATCAACATAAAAATTTAGGATTTCCGTATTTTCTAAAGTTAATTTTTGTAAATTGGCGGGTCCTTTATATTCTTTGTTAATTGTTAGTAAAATAATTTTAACATTTCGTTTGGTTGCAATTTCAATTAAAAAATGATATTCCGCGTCTTGTAAACTTTTAGAAATTAAGATTAAGATGTCATCTGCTTCAAGTGTTTCAATAATTTGAATTGTCGCATAATAATTTGATAAATAAGTTGAATTATATTTTAAAACATTTAAATGGAGATTTAAGTTATCACATATTAAGCCATGCCTGGTAATCCCTCAAATAACAATTCGTTTACTATTATGAATTGTATCAATGATTTTCTCTAATTGATTTACTTTTAAATTCCGATAAGTTTCATCCAAGGCATAAGTATGTAACTTATAAATATTATCAACAACATTATGTAAGGTTGTATTATCTTCTTGAATATCAAATTCTTTAATATTATTATATTTACCAGCAACTCATACTTTAAATTTACTATAATTTTCAAAACCTAATTTTTTAATTAACCGACTTAACGTTGATGTGTTAATAAAAAGACTGTCAGCTAATTCGTTGATGGTTAATTCTAAAACACTTTGAATATCTTTGTTTAATTTTTCAACTAATTGAACTTGCAATGCAGTTAATTGATTTTCTTTGTCATATGTTATGATCATCATTTCGGCTCCTCATTTTTACACATTTATGATTTTAAAAATAAATGTATACCTATATTATAGCAATAATTTTCCAAAAAAAAATTTATTCATCAAATTAATTGTACGGAAAAATCTGTTAAAATAAGTAATAATGGGGGAGAATAATGATTTATACAGAAGCAGATTTGATCAAACAACCAATAATTGCAATTGAAACACCATTAATTATTACTGAGGAGCTACTAGCTTATTCACCAAACATTAAGGCTCTGAACAACGTTGTTATTAAAGGAGTTATTGCATATCATTCAAATCTTAATGCAATTAATATTGTCGCAACAATTATAGGAGAAATTATCGTTGAAGATGCTCGAACTTTAGAGCATTTTAGGGTACCAATTAATATCGCATGAAACGATGAATATAGTTTTAAATTTTTTAAAAAAAGTGATATTAATTATTTAAATGAGCAAAACTTTGATATAATAAAATATGCGTGAGATGAAATAATTATGAATATTCCTATTAATTTATCAAGAAATAGTGATAAAATAATTAGTGGTGATTCAACTTGACAAGTTTTTTCAGAAGAGGAATTTGCAGCATATCAAGCCACACAAGTGGATTCACGATGAGAACAATTACACGAAAAATTGGTTAAAACAACAAAGGAGGGGAAATAATGGCCGTACCATTTCGCAAAACATCCAAACAGGCAAAAAGAAAACGCCGTACCCATTTTAAATTAGTTGGGGCAACTTTAATAGCATGTAAAAACTGTGGGGCAACAATTAAGCCACACCGAGTTTGTCGTGAATGTGGATATTATAAAGATAAAGAAGTTATTAGGGTTGATTAATTTAATATTTCATTAATCAAAGAATCTTATTTAAGATTCTTTTTTTGTTTTTTTGGTAAAACAAGGGGAAATAATGGGACACATAAGAAATCTTGCTAAAAAGGTATATTTTTTCATGGTTTAAAAATGTTGTTTTTTTGTAAAAAAATCGTTAAAAGTGTTGCAAAGTGGGTAATAGTATCATATAATATGTAGGAAAGTGGGGGAGAATGGGATAAAATGGCATTATTAGGAACTTACAACCATACTTTAGATGATAAAGGAAGATTAACAATTCCTTCTAAAATGCGAGAGCAATTTAAAGATGAAAAAGTCTTTATATCTCTTGGTTTTGATGGTTGTATTGATGTTCGTAATGAAGCAGAGTGATTGAAGTGAACAGAAAAAGTTGCTTCAACAGGACAAGCCACACCCGAAGGACGGGCATTGACACGGAAAATTATGTCAATGTCTGATGAAACTACTTTCGATAATGCGGGGCGAATTAAAATCTCGTCCATTTTACAAACTAAAGCAAGTATTAGTAAAGATGTTGTTATTATTGGAAATAACGATCACTTGGAGTTATGAGATCCGCAAGTTTGAGAAAGTTATATTGACCAAGCACCAGGAATGGAAGAAGCGGCGAAGAATTTCGAGGAAAAAATTTAAGTTATGGAATTTAAACATCAAAGTGTTTTATTGCAAGAAGCTATTACTGGATTAAATATTGTTCCCAATGGGATTTATGTTGATTGCACCTTGGGGCGCGCTGGTCATAGTCTTGCAATTTTAAAACACTTATCAGCTGGAAAACTATATTGTTTTGAACAAGATGAGGAAGCAATTGTTGCTTCCCAGCAAATTTTACAACAAAGTAATTATCGTAATTATGAAATTATTAAAAATAACTTTGTTAATTTAGCAGCTGAATTACAGTTACGTCAAGTAAAAGCGGTCAATGGGATTTTATATGATCTTGGAGTTTCCTCCCCACAGTTAGATGACGACAAACGGGGGTTTAGTTACCGTTATGATAGTATCTTAGACATGCGGATGAATCAAGACCAAGTGTTAACAGCGCAAACAGTTATTAATACTTATTCTGCTATGGCGTTAGCAAAAGTTTTTCAAGAGTATGGTGAAGAACCTTTTGCAAAAGTTATCGCAAAAAATATTGTAACAGCTCGTGCTGAACAAACAATTGAAACCACCTTTCAATTAGTGACAATTATTAAAAAAAGTTTACCGCAGAAGGTCTTAAGAAAAGCGAAACATCCGGCAAAGCGAATTTTTCAAGCATTACGGATTGAAGTAAATCAAGAATTATCTGTTTTACAAGCGTCATTAGAACAAGCAGTAAAATTACTCGCTGTTAAAGGGCGACTGGTGGTAATTTCGTTTCATTCGTTAGAAGACCGGATTGTTAAAAAGTATTTTCAAACTTTAACACAAGACCCAAATTATGAAATTAATCAACAATTACCAACGATATCATATTTTGAAAGTAATTATCAAATTATTACTAAAAAAGCCGTTGTCCCAGCGGCCGATGAACAAACGCTTAATCCGCGCAGTACGAGTGCAAAATTGCGAATATTAGAACGGGTGAAATAATATTTGTTTTAAAAATATCCTAAAAGGAGGTGAACGAAATGGACTATAAACTAAAAGAAGTTTATGCTGTGTTAGAAATCAAAAATTACAGTTTTAGTTTTATGGTTGGTGTTTATAGTGAATCACAAATTAAAGTGCTCTATAAAAGACATCTTGAATATCGCTTTTGTGATAATGGGGTCATTATTGATGAAAAAAATGTTGCAAAAGAATTAGCGAATTTAATTAAAGATGCCAATCGCCAATTAGGAATTGAAATTGAACGGGTTGCAATTACAGTTCCGGCTAATAATATGACAATTAAAACTTCAACCAAAATGCTAAATTTAACACATAATCGTCTGATTACAAAAAATGATATTGATTCATTAATTACTTTAGCAAAAGAAGTACCATTATTAGATGATGAAACGGCTTTCTTTATTAGACCATATCGTTACATCCTCAATGAACAAAAAGCATTATCAGCGCCACCAATAGGGCAGGCGGCGCATAAAGTAAGTATTAAGGCAATTGTATATGTAACAAAAAAACAAATTATTCAAAGTATTTTTGCTACTTTAAAATATGCCAAAATAGAAATTATGGGTATCCTTCCAGAAGGGTTTAGTTTTGCATGGAATCTTGCTTCGCCAGTTGATTTGCAGAACGGGATTACAATTATTGATTGAGATCATGACAGTATTAAAGCTTATGTCTTTGTGCGTGAGACTTTATGTGACCAAATTATTATTCCGGGTGGAATTAAAAAAATTATTAATCGGTTACGTCATGTCTTAAATTGTGATAATAAGCAAGCACTAAAATATTTATATAAAATCATTAATCTAAATAATAATAGTAAAGATAATTTAATTATTTATAGTAAATACGATCAACAACAACAAAAACAATTGAATTTTACCCATCATGATTTAAAACGGATTGTTCATCATGTTTTAAATGAAGAAATGGAAACCTTGAATGAAAAATTGGCAAATAGCTTAGGGCGCTATAATTATCCAATGGTTGTTATTGGTGAAATTTTACGAATTAGTGGGTTTAAAGAAACCTTATTAGCGTTAAATAAAGACCGCAATATTTCGGTTTATACTTCTCCAACATTAGGGGCAAAAGAAACATGAACGACTGGTTTATTAGGAAATATTTATTATCAACATTTAGCTAATAAAGTTAGTGCAACCAATGTGCAATCAGTTGATCATCGTTATATTCGTTATCTAAATAATAACCTTGATAAAAAAGGACGTATGTTACCACACGAAGGAGGGGGCGAACAACCAGTAATGCCCGGGGGTGCTCCACAAGGGGTCGTGAATCTTAATAACCAACATTTAAATGGTTCACAACAATATCAACAAAAATATTACCAAAATATTAAATAAATAGTACAATATATATAAAAAAAATGGAGGAATAAAGGTTATGGACAATTTTGATAATTATGAACAAGTTGCGTCGATAAAAGTGATTGGAATCGGTGGAGCTGGTAATAATGCTGTTAATAGAATGATTGAAGCTGGTGTCCAGGGAGTTGAATTTATTGTTGCGAATACTGATGCCCAAATTATTAGTGTTTCAAAATCAAAAAATAAAATTGTATTAGGAAAAGAAACATCAAAAGGGCTTGGAGCAGGTGCTAATCCTGATGTTGGTCGACAAGCCGCAATTGAGTCAGCAGAAGAAATCAAAGAAGCTTTAAAAGGAGCAGATATGGTTTTTGTTGCCGCTGGAATGGGTGGTGGAACTGGAACTGGTGCGGCACCCATTATTGCTAAAATTGCAAAAGAACAAGGGGCATTAACGGTTGGAATTATTACAACCCCATTTTCCTTTGAAGGTCGTGCTCGAAACAGTTATGCGATTCAAGGAACCGAAGAATTACGAAAACATGTTGATTCATTAATTATTATTTCAAACGACCGCTTATTGGAAGTAATTGGAGGAGTTCCCTTGAAAGATTCCTTTAAAGAAGCTGATAATATTTTACGGCAAGGAGTACAAACAATTACCGATTTAATTGCGGTGCCATCATTAATTAACTTAGACTTTGCTGATATTAAAACTGTAATGAAAAGCAAAGGGAATGCTTTGTTTGGAATTGGAATTGGTTCAGGAAAAGATAAAGCAATTGAAGCGGCCAACAAGGCGATTATTTCACCATTATTAGAAGCTTCAATTCGCGGCGCAAAAGATGCAATTATTAATGTTACTGGTGGAAATACATTAACATTAAATGATGCTAATGATGCTGTTGATATTGTTAAACAAGCAATTGGGGGCGAAGTTAATATTATTTTTGGAACAGCTGTTAATGAACACTTAGATGATGAGATGATTGTTACTGTAATTGCCACAGGGTTTGATGAAGATGAAAATTTTATTAACCCAGATAATAATTATCGTGCTTCAATGGAAGAATTTGAAGAACCAACCGCAAAAGGATCATCACGAACAACCGGAGCGGATGATGACGAAGAAGACCAAGAAGTGGTTCGCAAGCGTCCTAGTTATTTTAATAGTTTACAAGAAAATGCTGGTCGTGAAACAGCAAATGCAAATCGACGAATCAATGCGTGAAAAGAACATGTCAATGAAAATAATCGCTCAGCTGATAATGATAATGATGATGACGATGATGATTTACCACCATTTGTTCGTCGTAGTTGATAATAATGAGCATTTTTAAGAAAAAACCTAAAAGCATTTACGATTCTCAGCCACGGATTGATTTTAATGACACTGCTGTTGAACCAATTGTCCAAACTGATCACAAGGAAACTAAACTATCACAACCATCATCGGTTCCTTTTCAAAAGGTTACTTTTGATGCGCCTAAACCAGTGCAAAATGATACTAGTGACGCCACTAGTTCAATGATGAGCACTGGTTTTGTTGCCGATAGTTATCATGATGCGCCCAAAATGGCGGATTTATTATTAAGTAAAGGACAATTAGTTGTCCATTTGGAAAAGTTATCAAAAGAAGAACGTATTCGCTTGTTAGATTTTATGACTGGAGTAATGTATGCCTTGGATGGTGAGGTTCAGAAGTTAGAACATAAAACTTATCAATTTATGATTGCAAAAGATGCTGAATAAAACGCAATTATTACAACATTACCAACAAGATTATGATCTAATTAACAAAATTAAAGGATGGTGTGCGCAAGCTCGTCAAGGCAAAATTGTTATGACGGGTTTTCTTGATTTACGCCAACTTGCAATTTTAGCGGCGATTTTACGCCAAGAAAAAATTACAGATTATACTATTCATACTCCATTTACGAATGGCTTTCGCCAAACGGTTAGTTTCAATAGTCGCCAAGATAATACCGTTGTTTTAGGTGCCTTACAGCCAACCCCCGGAAGTTTACAACATCATACTGTGCTGGGGTTTATTTTAAACCAGTTGCAGTTAGATTTACGGGTAATTGGTGATTTATATGTCACAGCAACAATGATTTTCCTTAGTGTCTTAACAACAATTAAACCAGTTTTTACAGAGACGCCAATGGTAGTTCAAAAACAGCTTTTAACATGACAAGAAGTAACAGCCCCCGTTGTGTTAGATCATCAATTTACGATTTTGACAAAAACGGTCAAAAGTTTACGATTAGATGCTATTGTTAGTGCTATTTGTAATATGTCACGTCAAAAAGCACAAGCATATGTGGAAGCAGATAATGTTTATGTTAATTTTTCGATGGTAAATAATAAGACTTTTCAAGTTGCTTGTGATATTATAATATCGATAAGGCGGTATGGGCGTTTTAAAATTAATGAAATTATTCTTACCAAAAATCAATATTATCGTATTACAATTGCAAAATTTGCATAAAAGTAGGGGAAATTATGGCAGAACAAGATAGAGATTTACGAACAGTTATTCGAGAGCAAAATGAAATTATTGAGAAGCTAACAATAGATAATCGCCAATTAGTCCAACGGTTGCAAGAACTACAACATTTAGAACATATTTCACGCTATAATATTGAGAAATCGCGAGAAGCTTTTGAAGTTGCTAGTCATAATGCCGGGCGCATTATTATGAAAGCGGTTGATTTTTCGTATGCCTTTAAAGAAGAAATTGCGACATTATTAGAAACCATTGACCAGCACCGCCATAATCCGCAAAATGTGTTAAAAGTAATTGATGAGTTTTTGGAACGAAATAAACGCATTTATGCTTTTTCAATTAATGATGGGGAACGCATTACCGAAATGATTAAAAAAGAAATTATTAACAAAATTAGATAAATAGTGTAAGATTTATCTATAAGAAAACAAACCACAATTATTTGGCCTTTTTATCGCAGCAAGATTAGGATGATGAGAGCTAATTATAAAACCCAAATAATTATCCCTTGTTTTTACAACTAAACAAGCATTGTAAAAAAAGGTAAATATTGTCATGATATTTATAAAGTAAGATGGTACCGCGCTATATAGCGCTCTTATAGTCTTACTTTTTTTATGACAGAAAGGAACGATTTTAATGAACTATAAAGATACCTTATTGACACCAAATACTTTATTTGAAATGAAAGCAAATTTAACTGAGAAAGAACCAAAAATTCAGTTGGAATGATTACGCACGAATGTGGTTAAGGTTCGTTATCAGCATAACAACGACCACCCAGCGTTTATTTTACATGATGGCCCTCCGTATGCTAATGGCGACTTGCATGTTGGTCATGCCTTAAATAAAATTTTAAAAGATTTTATTGTTCGTTATTATAACCAAAAGGGTTGCTACAGTCCCTGAATTTGTGGATGAGATACTCATGGTTTACCAATTGAAACGGCGGTTGTTAAAAGTGGGGTTGATCGTAAAACAACACGTCCAGTAGCATTTCGCCAAATTTGTCGGAAATATGCTTTAGAGCAAATTGACCAACAAATTGCTCAATTTAGTCGGTTGGGATTATTTAGTGATTTCACAAATCGTTATGTAACCTTAGATTTAGAATATGAATTAGAACAATTACGCTTATTTCAAACAATGGTGGAAAAACAGTTAGTTTATCGCCAGTTAAAACCAATTTATTGATCACCATCAAGTGAATCAGCGTTAGCGGAAGCTGAAATTGAATATGAAGAATTATCAGCCCCTTCGATTTATGTTACTTTTACGGTGACAACGGGGAATAAGTTAATTGCTGCGGGTACAAAAATTGTCATTTGAACAACAACACCTTGAACAATTCCGATGAACCAATTATTAGCCGTTGGAGGTGACATCATTTATGTTGAAGTGTTAGTACAAAAGGTCAAATATTTAGTGGCCAAAGCATTATTAGCTGAAGTTCAAGCAACAATTGGTTGAGAAAAAGTTAAAGTTTTACAAGAAGTTACAGGAACAGACTTAGTTGGAATTATTACAAAGCATCCGTTATATAATCGTGATAGTCCTGTTGTTCTTGGTCATCATGTTACAACTGAAGCTGGAACTGGAATTGTCCATACTGCCTCGGGGTTTGGTGAAGATGATTATCACATTGCGCGGGCTAATAATATTCCTATTTTTGCGCCGTTAGATGATGAGGGAAAATATACTAAAGAAGTTGAAGATGATACGTTAACAGGTCTTTTTTATGAAAATGCCAATAAATTAATTGGGCAACGCTTAGAACAAAATGGGGCTTTATTAAAATTAAAATTTATTAAGCATAAACATCCAATTGATTGACGAACAAAAAAACCAGTTATTTATCGGGCAACAGCCCAATGGTTTGTTTCAATTGAAAAACTGAAACCAACATTATTAACGGAAATTAAAAAAGTCCAATGAAGTCCGCAGTGAGCAGCAAGACGAATGGAAACAATGATTGAAAACCGCCAAGATTGATGTATTTCACGTCAGCGCTTATGAGGGGTACCAATTATTGCTTTTTATGATGAAAATAATGTCCCGCAATTTAGTGCGGAATTAATTGATTATGTTATTAAACTCTTTCAACAAGCAAAAACAACCGACATTTGGTTTGAATGAACAGCGGATCAATTGTTACCACCAGCATATCAAAACCGCCAGTGACGAAAAGAACAAGATATTATGGATGTATGGTTTGATAGTGGTGTTAGTAATTTAGCGGTTACAAAAACACACCAGTTACCGCACCCCGTTAATGTTTATTTAGAAGGCATTGATCAATTTCGGGGGTGATTTAATTCTTCGTTAATTACTTCGGTTGTCGCAACTGGCCATGCTCCTTATCAAGTTGTTTTATCGCATGGTTTTGCAAATGACGAAAAGGGTCGTAAGATGAGTAAATCATTAGGAAATGTTATTTCACCGTTAGCAATTACAGATCAATATGGGGCAGATATTTTACGAATGTGAGTGGCAGCGGTTGATTATCGTGATGATGTTAAAATTGGTCCTGATATTTTAAAACAAATTGCTGAAGCATATCGTAAAATTCGCAATACATTACGCTTTTTACTAGCTAATTTAACTGATTTTAATCCAGCAACGGATCTTCATGATGATTTAGCCGAAGTTGATTGATATGTTTTACATTTAGCTCGTGAATTTCAACAAAAAGTTAGTCGTAGTTATGAAGAATTTAACTTTAATAATGTTTATATGTTAATTAATAATTTTGTTACAACAACATTATCGAAGTTTTACTTAGATTTTACAAAAGATATTTTATATATTGAAGCAGCAACAAATCCTCGTCGTCGTGCGGTTCAAACAACATTATATTATTTATATCGCATTTTAAGTGATGTGTTAAAACCAATTATTCCGCATACAATTGAGGAAAGTCATAAATTTATTAAATATCCGCATCAACAAACTTCGGTGCATTTAGAAGAAAACTTTGTTTTTGACAAACCAATTAGTATTGAGTTAATAGCAAAGTGAGAGCAAGTTTTAAAATTACGCGATGATGTCAATAAAGAGTTAGAATATCGTCGTGAGCGCAAGGAAATTAAGAAATCGTTAGAATGTCAATTAACGATTGCATTAAAACCAGCCTATGCTCAGTTAGCAACAATTATTGATTTACATCAAATCTTTATTGTTAGTGAAATTATTTTTACAACAACCGCTCCTAATTTAACAGAATATGAAACAAGTTACTTAGCAGCCCAAGAAAAAGAAGGCTTTAAATGTCAACGTTGTTGAATGATTTATGATCATTTAAATGCTGAAAATAATGATATTTGTGATCGTTGTTTTAATGTGTTATTAGTTAAAAATGTGCGATAATAATAGCAAATATAAAAAAGGAGTTAGAAAAAATGAGAGAACGAACAAAGCAATTTTGAAATGATGTTCATGAGCATTTTAAAAATCGCAATTATAATTGAAAATTTAAGCTCCAAGTTTGCTTACCAATTTTTATTGGGTTATTAATCTTAGATATTATTACAAAGCAATTAGCTTTTCATTTATTATCCCATGATATTAATGCCCCTCAAGTTAAGTTTCTTGATGGTTTTATTAACTTTCAGTTTGTTATTAATACTGGAATTGCGTTTGGTGCCAATGCCGATAATTTAGTGGGAACAATTATCGGTGCTGTTTTAATTACCGCATTAGCTTTTACTATTTTTCTATATATTAATAGTAAAACAGCCGCGGTTGGTTTAATTATGATTACTTGTGGTGGAATTGGGAACTTGATTGACCGTATGTGAAACCATGGTGGCGTTATTGACTTTTTAGCTTGAGTGCTCTTTCCGCCCTATAGTATTTTTAATTTAGCTGATACTTGAGTAACATTTGGCATTGTTGTTTTAGTGTTAGCAATTATTATTGAAATTGTGCGCTTTTATCGTGAACGTGCGCGTAGTAATCGCGAAGAAAGTATTATTAATAATGGATAAAATTACTGTTATTGCCACAGCAAGTGGTCGGATTGATAAAGTTTTGGTTGCTGTGTTAGCAACAACAACTACTCCTTTATCACGAACAAAAATTCAAGAATT
This genomic window from Spiroplasma sp. SV19 contains:
- the ftsZ gene encoding cell division protein FtsZ, with product MDNFDNYEQVASIKVIGIGGAGNNAVNRMIEAGVQGVEFIVANTDAQIISVSKSKNKIVLGKETSKGLGAGANPDVGRQAAIESAEEIKEALKGADMVFVAAGMGGGTGTGAAPIIAKIAKEQGALTVGIITTPFSFEGRARNSYAIQGTEELRKHVDSLIIISNDRLLEVIGGVPLKDSFKEADNILRQGVQTITDLIAVPSLINLDFADIKTVMKSKGNALFGIGIGSGKDKAIEAANKAIISPLLEASIRGAKDAIINVTGGNTLTLNDANDAVDIVKQAIGGEVNIIFGTAVNEHLDDEMIVTVIATGFDEDENFINPDNNYRASMEEFEEPTAKGSSRTTGADDDEEDQEVVRKRPSYFNSLQENAGRETANANRRINAWKEHVNENNRSADNDNDDDDDDLPPFVRRSW
- a CDS encoding cell division protein SepF, which produces MSIFKKKPKSIYDSQPRIDFNDTAVEPIVQTDHKETKLSQPSSVPFQKVTFDAPKPVQNDTSDATSSMMSTGFVADSYHDAPKMADLLLSKGQLVVHLEKLSKEERIRLLDFMTGVMYALDGEVQKLEHKTYQFMIAKDAE
- the ileS gene encoding isoleucine--tRNA ligase, with the protein product MNYKDTLLTPNTLFEMKANLTEKEPKIQLEWLRTNVVKVRYQHNNDHPAFILHDGPPYANGDLHVGHALNKILKDFIVRYYNQKGCYSPWICGWDTHGLPIETAVVKSGVDRKTTRPVAFRQICRKYALEQIDQQIAQFSRLGLFSDFTNRYVTLDLEYELEQLRLFQTMVEKQLVYRQLKPIYWSPSSESALAEAEIEYEELSAPSIYVTFTVTTGNKLIAAGTKIVIWTTTPWTIPMNQLLAVGGDIIYVEVLVQKVKYLVAKALLAEVQATIGWEKVKVLQEVTGTDLVGIITKHPLYNRDSPVVLGHHVTTEAGTGIVHTASGFGEDDYHIARANNIPIFAPLDDEGKYTKEVEDDTLTGLFYENANKLIGQRLEQNGALLKLKFIKHKHPIDWRTKKPVIYRATAQWFVSIEKLKPTLLTEIKKVQWSPQWAARRMETMIENRQDWCISRQRLWGVPIIAFYDENNVPQFSAELIDYVIKLFQQAKTTDIWFEWTADQLLPPAYQNRQWRKEQDIMDVWFDSGVSNLAVTKTHQLPHPVNVYLEGIDQFRGWFNSSLITSVVATGHAPYQVVLSHGFANDEKGRKMSKSLGNVISPLAITDQYGADILRMWVAAVDYRDDVKIGPDILKQIAEAYRKIRNTLRFLLANLTDFNPATDLHDDLAEVDWYVLHLAREFQQKVSRSYEEFNFNNVYMLINNFVTTTLSKFYLDFTKDILYIEAATNPRRRAVQTTLYYLYRILSDVLKPIIPHTIEESHKFIKYPHQQTSVHLEENFVFDKPISIELIAKWEQVLKLRDDVNKELEYRRERKEIKKSLECQLTIALKPAYAQLATIIDLHQIFIVSEIIFTTTAPNLTEYETSYLAAQEKEGFKCQRCWMIYDHLNAENNDICDRCFNVLLVKNVR
- the lspA gene encoding signal peptidase II, which produces MRERTKQFWNDVHEHFKNRNYNWKFKLQVCLPIFIGLLILDIITKQLAFHLLSHDINAPQVKFLDGFINFQFVINTGIAFGANADNLVGTIIGAVLITALAFTIFLYINSKTAAVGLIMITCGGIGNLIDRMWNHGGVIDFLAWVLFPPYSIFNLADTWVTFGIVVLVLAIIIEIVRFYRERARSNREESIINNG